The Xylanibacillus composti DNA segment CGATCCGGAAACACTCAAGTGGGAATATGAGCGGGACGTGCAGAAGGGAATGGACATCGCGATTCCGAAAAATTACTTCCCGAACGACGATCCGTCCCAAAAGCCGGTCAGCACGTGGCGGGCCCATGCGAACCTGCTGTTCTCAAACTGGCTGAACTACTATGTATATCAGGTTACGCCTTACGACTGGAACGCGGCTTACAAGGAGATGGCTGCGGGAATTTGAGGAGGCGGCGTATGCGGCTTCCTGGAAAAAAGCGAGCGTCCTGAAACACGGCATAGGAATAGCGCTGTTAGGAACCATGCCATTCCCGCGAAGGTGAGCCTTCACTTTCGCGGGTTGATAAAAGGAGGAACTGTAATGAAGATAGAAAGCCGCTTGGCGCAAATCGGGTCTGTGCAAGAGCCCGTAACCGGCGCTGTTAATTTCCCGATCTATCATGCAACGGCATTCCGCCACCCTCGACTCGGGCAGAGCACGGGCTTCGACTACATACGGAGCCAGAGCCCGACACGCAAGGTGCTGGAGGAGGCTGCCGCGGAGCTGGAGTCTGGAGACAGAGGCTATGCATGCAGCTCGGGAATGGCCGCTCTTCACACGATTTTCGGTTTGTTCTCGCAAGGAGATCACCTGCTTGTCTCGCTCGATCTGTACGGAGGCACGTACCGGCTGCTCGAGCAGATCATGAGTCGCTACGGCGTGACCGCCTCTTATATCGATACGAACGATATGGAGGGATTGGAGCGGCTGCGGAAGCCGAATACGAAAGCCATTCTCATTGAAACGCCTACGAATCCGTTGATGATGATTACGGACCTAGAGGCAGTAAGTGAATGGGCAAAGCAGCACGGCTTGCTCGTCATTGTCGACAATACGCTGCTGACGCCCTTTTTCCAGCGGCCGCTTGAGCTTGGAGCGGACATCGTGATTCACAGCGCATCCAAATACTTGGGCGGACACAATGATGTGCTGGCCGGACTTATTATGGCGAAGGGTCAGGAGCTGTGCGATCAGCTGTCCTTCCTGCACAATTCGATCGGTGCGGTGCTCGGCCCCCAGGATTGCTATATGCTGATGAGAGGCATGAAGACACTGGCGCTGCGCATGGAGCGTCATCAATACAACGCGGTGCGAATGGCGGAATTTTTGCAGGAGCATCCGTTGGTGGAGCAGGTGTACTATCCGGCGTTGCCGACACACCCCGGTTATGAAATCCAGCAACGCCAGGCATCCGGCAACACGGGCATCTTCTCGTTCAAGATGAGAGAAGCGGCAATGATCGAGCCGATCCTGCGGCATATCAAGCTGATCGCCTTCGCGGAGAGCCTGGGTGGCGTGGAATCGCTCATGACCTATCCCGCTGTGCAGACGCATGCCGATATTCCTGAAGAGATCCGACGCCGTGTCGGCGTTGACGATCGCTTGCTGCGCTTGTCCGTTGGCATTGAGCATATCGAAGACTTGATTGCCGACCTGGCGCAGGCGTTCGAAGCGGCGGATAAGGAAATCCATTAAAGATTTAACAGCATATTTCCACCGTGCAAATCGTGTGCTATGATGGAGAAAGCTAGGCAGGGCGCAATATAGAGGAGGGAGCACATGCGGGGAAATCACTTCTTCTTGACCGATTGGAAACGCAAGGCAAGCGTGTGGGGCAAGCTGCTGCTTCCCGACAGGATGCTGAAGTTTTTCCCGCCCTCCTTTATCGTTCGGGACCCGGTTCACGCCTTGCTGGACAAGCTCTACCGCCAAGGCGAATCCTGCGCTATCCTGCTGGTACACTGGAACAACTATGCATGGATCGCTTCATCGCTGTCCAAGCATGAGTTGTCTGATTTTAGAAGCCGGGCCAAATTGGCTGTGAAGCAAGCATGCGTTCAACACTTGGAAGCCTCGAATTTGGTCGCCTTGCAGCAATACTGCGAGGAGAACATTTGCGTATTTGTAAGGGTAGGGAAGCACTTGAGCTTGCAGCAGCTGCGCGAACGGGCGGAGGCGATCCGCGCCGAGCTGGAGCAGTCGCTGGAATACAGGTCGGGAATGCCGGCTTATGTGCAGACAGGCCTTCATCTGCTGGATGCCGAACAGGTTAACAGGCGTTCCGCAGCGATGGACGCCTATCGCAATGCGCATGCGCTTGCGACGAAAACCATCACTCCGTTTATGTTGGAAGCCCGAAGGGAACTCAAGAGGATTGTGCAGGGCGAGGACATTTCCGTGCTCGCGCAGCCGATTATGAATTTGCATAATGGGGATGTGTTCGGCTGGGAAATCTTGACGAGAGGCCCGGAGGGGAGCATCTACCATTCTCCTGTGGAGTTGTTCCATTTCGCCTATCAGGCAGATGTGCTGTCATCGCTTGAATTCCTGGTTGTGAAGAAGGGACTGCTGGAAATCGCGAAGCGCCGCATTCAGGAGCAGGTTTTCATCAATATAAGTCCCATTACGCTTAGCCATCCGTTGATGCTTACTTATATGCTGGAACAGCTCCGGCAATGGCCGGAGGTGCGCCCGAATCAGCTTATCTTCGAGATAACGGAGCGCCAATCGATCCAAAATTTCGGACATCTGACGCGTGTGATCCAGACGTTCCGCGAGCATGGATTCCGCTTCGCTGTTGACGATGCAGGGGCCGGTTATTCCAGCTTGCAATCGATTGCGGAGCTGATTCCCGATATTATTAAAATTGACCGTTCGGTCATCGCCAATATTGACCAGATCTCTGCCAAGCAATCCATGCTGCAGGCGATCTTGTTCTTCGCGGAACACGTCAACTGCCAGGTGGTTGCTGAGGGCGTTGAACGAGAAGAAGAGGCAGATGTGCTGTTCCGCAACAACGTCCATATGGGTCAAGGCTTTTATTTTGCCAGACCGGAGCCCTTCCGTCCGGAGGGAGACGCCGAGAAATTTGCCGAGCTGAAGAAAAAAATATTGCTGAAAACCCAAAAGGGCAGTGCGCTGGCGTGACACTGCTTTTTTTCATGATTTCTGCTATGATAGAAGCAAGAGAACGGAGGGGAACGCCGATGAATGTGGATACGATATTAGGCAAGGCATTGCGGGGGGAACGCATCGGGTTGGAGGAAGGCGCCGCGCTTTTTGCTTCCGATCAAGTGGAGAAGATCGGAGCTGCGGCCAACGAGATTATGCTGCGCAAGCATCCGGACCCGATAACGACTTTTGTCATTGGCCGTAATATTAACTATACGAATGTATGTGATGTATACTGCCGGTTCTGTGCGTTTTATCGTTCGCCGGATTCGGAGGAAGGCTATGTGCTTCCAAACGAGGCGATCTTTCAGAAGATGCAGGAGCTTATTGATGTTGGCGGCACGGAGGTGCTCATGCAGGGCGGGGTCAATCCGAATTTGCCTTTCGACTATTATTTGAACCTGCTGCGTGAGATTAAGCAGCGTTTTCCATCGCTGCAGATGCATTCTTTTTCGACGGTCGAAATTCGCAAGATGCAGGAGCTTTCCGGCTTGAGTTCGACCGAAGAGGTCTTGAAGAAGCTGCATGAGGCTGGTCTGGATTCGCTGCCGGGCGCAGGCGCCGAAATGCTCGTGGACCGGATCCGTAACAAGATTAGCCGGCGGAAGGGCTCATGGCAGGAATGGATCGACACGATGAAAGCGGCTCATCGCGTAGGGATGCATACTACCGGGACGATGGTGATCGGCTTCGGAGAAACGGCGGAAGAACGCGCATTGCACCTGATTCGCCTTCGCGACGCCCAGGACGAGTGCCTGCGCGGCGGCTATCCAACTCCGGGCTTTCTGGCATTTATCGCCTGGACGTTCCAGCCTGACAATACGAATTTGAAGGCGGAGCGTGTCGGGGCCGAGGAATACCTCAAGACGGTAGCGATCGCCCGCATCATGCTCGACAACATTGACAATCTTCAATCATCGTGGGTGACGATGGGACCGGAAGTAGGCAAGCTGTCTCTTTCCTACGGCTGCAACGATTTTGGCAGCACGATGATGGAGGAAAATGTCGTTTCTGCCGCAGCCTGCACTCATAAAGTGAATACAAACCTGATTCTGGATCTCATCCGCGAAGCGGGCAAAATTCCTGCTCAGCGCAATACGAAATATGAACTGCTGCGCGTATTCCAAGAAGGGGAGCGCGCCGACAAGGATTTCGTGCTGCAGAACTAATGGTCGACGCTCCTTCCATCGCTTTCTTCGTATATCCGCAAGACCGCGGCCATATACTTTAGGAAAGAAAGCGGCGGAAGGGAGTGGATGGCTTGCATCTGTTCACAATATCGTTGAAGCTGGACCCACAGCAGCATACCGACCCATTTTACGCACAATTGAGCCAGCGCATGCAATCAATCGCTCAACTTGGCAAGCACATTGCGATCAAGCGCGAGTATGCGTCTTCGGATAGGGAATGTTGGACCTGTGAAGTGTCGGGCGAGGCATTTGCTCTTACAGAGGACGGGCCTGCTGTTTATGCACAGGCATCGGAAGTATTGGCGGCCTATGTGCTTCGGTATGAAGAATTGCACTTGATTCGGTCGATTATTCAGCATGATTTCGATTATTATGAGGAGCAGGAAGTAGAGCAAATCATCCAATATTGTTATCAGATCATGGATGAGCCCGAGGAGCTGCTGGATGTTTCGGGCTCGGCTTCACAGCGTGTGAAATGGCATGGCAAAATCGCCGAAGCCTTTCACCAGTATTTGACGGAGCATACGATGCTGAACATGGAAGGTTTCGTGAGGTTTCGCCTGAAGTTTTATTGGACGGAGCTGCGGGAAATCGTCGAGTATGCCATTGATGAATACATGATGGATAAGCAATATCACGAATTCATCACGCTGCTCAAGTACTTCGTTTGTGTTCAGGAAGCGAAGGTGCCGGCTGTTCATCTGGTGCACAAAGGCGAGTATGAATTCCAGCTGTTCGATGAGGACGGCAAGCCGATGGAACCGAGTGCGGTAGAGAGCTTTGTGATCGAAACCGTCGATCAGGACGTAAATTTTGAGGATATGATCGTGAGCACGCTGATTACCGTATCCCCGCGGATGATTTATCTGCATACGAAGGAACCGGGCATGCAGGTAATCAAGACGATTCGCCAAATTTTCGAGGACCGTGTCGTCTTGTGCACCTACTGTCCGGTCTGCAGAAGCTTGCTGCATGGCGGAACAAGCAGTACATTGCGGCACCCTTAATCTGCCATGACGGATGTCCTTGCGGGTTTGCGACGAGGTGAATCCGCACGTTTGGTGGATGCCTGAGGGCGGATAAACCGCGTAAGCGGCGCTTGACTTTTCTTAGGGATGCCCGCTATAATAGCACCATTAATGAGAAACTTGGATACTCCATACACCTGCCATGACCGAAGACATGAGCGCTTGTGCTGCCCGTCCAGAGAAGGAAACCGCTGGCTGAAAGTTTCCTCGGGAATAAGACAAGCCGCTTACCCCTTCGCAGCTGTGATCTGGAAGGCAGAGGCTGGAACAGCCTCCGTTGGTATAGATCACCGGGACTTCCCGTTACAGAAGAGCTATCGAGGGTAACCGATTCCATTTCAAGCTGCCTAGCTTGGAATGGCGGCTATCGAAGTAGGGTGGAACCGCGAGACAGGACGCTCGCCCCTAGCCAGGGGCAGCGTCTTTTTTTTTGGTTTATGGCAAGAAGAGAATCAACCAAATCGGATGAGGAGATGAAGCAGATGAATGTGATCATTAAGCTGCCGGACGGAGCGGCCAAGGAAATTCCCAAGGGTACAACCCTGGAGGAAATTGCGGCGTCAATCAGCAGCAGCCTGAAGAAAAATGCGGTAGCAGGCAAACTGAACGGCAAGCTTGTAGACCTGTACACGCCAGTGGAAGAGGATGCGGATGTGGAAATCGTCATGCCGAATTCGGAGGAAGGGCTTGAAGTCATTCGGCACAGCACAGCTCATTTGATGGCGCAGGCGATCAAGCGGATTTATGGCGACCGCGCAGTGAAGCTGGGCATTGGCCCGGTCATTGAGGACGGCTTCTACTATGACATTGACTTGGAGCATTCCTTGACGCCCGATGACTTGAGCAAGATCGAGAAGGAAATGGCGAGAATCGTCCAGGAGAATCTCGAGATCCGGCGCCGTGAAGTCACGCGCGAAGAGGCGCTGGCCATCTATACCGAGCTTGACGATCCTCTGAAGCTGGAGCTTATCCGCGACCTGCCGGAGGAAGCTGTTATAACGATCTATGATCAGGGCGAGTTTTTCGACTTGTGCCGCGGTCCGCACGTTCCATCGACCGGCAGGCTGAAAGTATTCAAGCTGCTGAATTTGGCTGGCGCTTATTGGCGCGGGGACTCCAACAACAAGATGCTGCAGCGCATTTACGGGACCGCCTTTGTGAAAAAAGCGGAGTTGGATGAGCACCTGCAGCTGTTGGAGGAGGCAAAAAAGCGCGACCACCGCAGACTCGGCAAGGATTTGAAGATCTTCGCCTTTTCCCGCGAGGTTGGGCAGGGGCTGCCGATGTGGCTGCCGAGAGGCGCGAAACTGCGCAGAATCATGGAACGCTATATCGTTGATCTGGAGGAGCGCCTGGGCTATAACCATGTGTATACGCCGGTCTTGGCGAATGTGGATCTGTACAAGACATCCGGCCATTGGGATCATTACAATGAGGATATGTTCCCGCAGATGGTGATGGATAATGAGGAGCTGGTGCTCCGGCCGATGAACTGCCCGCACCATATGATGGTCTACAAAACAGAGATGCGGAGCTACCGTGACTTGCCGTTGCGGATTGCGGAGCTGGGCACGATGCACCGCTACGAAATGTCCGGCGCATTGACCGGACTGCATCGGGTCAGGGCCATGACCTTGAACGATGCCCATATTTTCTGCAGACCGGATCAGATCAAGGAAGAATTCGCCCGCGTTATCCAGCTCATTCGCCAAGTGTATGAGGATTTCGGCATTACCGACTACCGATTCCGTCTCTCTTACCGCGATCCTGCCGACAAGGAGAAGTACTTCCCGGATGACCAGATGTGGGAGATGTCGCAGCGCATGCTGCGTGAGGTTGTAGAAGAGCTGAATCTGCCGTTCTATGAAGCGGAAGGGGAAGCCGCATTCTACGGACCGAAGCTGGACGTGCAAATTCGCACAGCGCTGAAGAAGGAAGAAACACTGTCTACCGCACAGCTTGATTTTCTGCTGCCGGAACGATTCGGACTGGAGTATGTTGGCGAAGACGGACAGAAGCATCGGCCGGTCGTCATTCACCGCGGCATAATCAGCACCATGGAGCGGATGACCGCATTCCTTCTCGAAAATTTCGCAGGGGCTTTGCCGACCTGGCTTTCACCGGTGCAGGCGATGGTGATTCCGGTCTCCAATCATTATGATGATTATGCGCGTGAAGTAACCGAGAAGCTCCAAGCGCTTGGCGTTCGGGCAGAAGGGGATTACCGCAACGAGAAGCTGGGCTATAAGATCAGAGCCGCTCAGCTCGAGAAAATTCCCTATATGTTCGTCGTTGGCGAGAGCGAAAAAAATGAAGGAACCGTCTCGGTCCGCAAGCGGGGAGAAGGCGATCTTGGGGCCTCCCCGATTGAAGAAGCGGCACAGACGATTCTGCAGGACAGAACGGTTCAAAATTAACTGAACAGCGAAGCCCGATCCTCCCGGAGGGTGTCCATGTATAAATTTTCTTATACAGGGACACCCTTGTTTAATAGGGGAGGGACGAACATGAAGTTGTCTGACCAGAGCAAGTGGCTGTGTATGCTCATGCTGGTCATCATTGTGGCTTCTATGTGTGCGACAGATCAGCGGCAAGTCGAATCCGACTTCATGGCTTTGCCGGCGAGCAAACCCATGAAAGAAGCATCGCTTGC contains these protein-coding regions:
- a CDS encoding EAL domain-containing protein; translated protein: MRGNHFFLTDWKRKASVWGKLLLPDRMLKFFPPSFIVRDPVHALLDKLYRQGESCAILLVHWNNYAWIASSLSKHELSDFRSRAKLAVKQACVQHLEASNLVALQQYCEENICVFVRVGKHLSLQQLRERAEAIRAELEQSLEYRSGMPAYVQTGLHLLDAEQVNRRSAAMDAYRNAHALATKTITPFMLEARRELKRIVQGEDISVLAQPIMNLHNGDVFGWEILTRGPEGSIYHSPVELFHFAYQADVLSSLEFLVVKKGLLEIAKRRIQEQVFINISPITLSHPLMLTYMLEQLRQWPEVRPNQLIFEITERQSIQNFGHLTRVIQTFREHGFRFAVDDAGAGYSSLQSIAELIPDIIKIDRSVIANIDQISAKQSMLQAILFFAEHVNCQVVAEGVEREEEADVLFRNNVHMGQGFYFARPEPFRPEGDAEKFAELKKKILLKTQKGSALA
- the ytxC gene encoding putative sporulation protein YtxC; translated protein: MHLFTISLKLDPQQHTDPFYAQLSQRMQSIAQLGKHIAIKREYASSDRECWTCEVSGEAFALTEDGPAVYAQASEVLAAYVLRYEELHLIRSIIQHDFDYYEEQEVEQIIQYCYQIMDEPEELLDVSGSASQRVKWHGKIAEAFHQYLTEHTMLNMEGFVRFRLKFYWTELREIVEYAIDEYMMDKQYHEFITLLKYFVCVQEAKVPAVHLVHKGEYEFQLFDEDGKPMEPSAVESFVIETVDQDVNFEDMIVSTLITVSPRMIYLHTKEPGMQVIKTIRQIFEDRVVLCTYCPVCRSLLHGGTSSTLRHP
- the mqnC gene encoding cyclic dehypoxanthinyl futalosine synthase produces the protein MNVDTILGKALRGERIGLEEGAALFASDQVEKIGAAANEIMLRKHPDPITTFVIGRNINYTNVCDVYCRFCAFYRSPDSEEGYVLPNEAIFQKMQELIDVGGTEVLMQGGVNPNLPFDYYLNLLREIKQRFPSLQMHSFSTVEIRKMQELSGLSSTEEVLKKLHEAGLDSLPGAGAEMLVDRIRNKISRRKGSWQEWIDTMKAAHRVGMHTTGTMVIGFGETAEERALHLIRLRDAQDECLRGGYPTPGFLAFIAWTFQPDNTNLKAERVGAEEYLKTVAIARIMLDNIDNLQSSWVTMGPEVGKLSLSYGCNDFGSTMMEENVVSAAACTHKVNTNLILDLIREAGKIPAQRNTKYELLRVFQEGERADKDFVLQN
- a CDS encoding aminotransferase class I/II-fold pyridoxal phosphate-dependent enzyme, whose amino-acid sequence is MKIESRLAQIGSVQEPVTGAVNFPIYHATAFRHPRLGQSTGFDYIRSQSPTRKVLEEAAAELESGDRGYACSSGMAALHTIFGLFSQGDHLLVSLDLYGGTYRLLEQIMSRYGVTASYIDTNDMEGLERLRKPNTKAILIETPTNPLMMITDLEAVSEWAKQHGLLVIVDNTLLTPFFQRPLELGADIVIHSASKYLGGHNDVLAGLIMAKGQELCDQLSFLHNSIGAVLGPQDCYMLMRGMKTLALRMERHQYNAVRMAEFLQEHPLVEQVYYPALPTHPGYEIQQRQASGNTGIFSFKMREAAMIEPILRHIKLIAFAESLGGVESLMTYPAVQTHADIPEEIRRRVGVDDRLLRLSVGIEHIEDLIADLAQAFEAADKEIH
- the thrS gene encoding threonine--tRNA ligase, which gives rise to MNVIIKLPDGAAKEIPKGTTLEEIAASISSSLKKNAVAGKLNGKLVDLYTPVEEDADVEIVMPNSEEGLEVIRHSTAHLMAQAIKRIYGDRAVKLGIGPVIEDGFYYDIDLEHSLTPDDLSKIEKEMARIVQENLEIRRREVTREEALAIYTELDDPLKLELIRDLPEEAVITIYDQGEFFDLCRGPHVPSTGRLKVFKLLNLAGAYWRGDSNNKMLQRIYGTAFVKKAELDEHLQLLEEAKKRDHRRLGKDLKIFAFSREVGQGLPMWLPRGAKLRRIMERYIVDLEERLGYNHVYTPVLANVDLYKTSGHWDHYNEDMFPQMVMDNEELVLRPMNCPHHMMVYKTEMRSYRDLPLRIAELGTMHRYEMSGALTGLHRVRAMTLNDAHIFCRPDQIKEEFARVIQLIRQVYEDFGITDYRFRLSYRDPADKEKYFPDDQMWEMSQRMLREVVEELNLPFYEAEGEAAFYGPKLDVQIRTALKKEETLSTAQLDFLLPERFGLEYVGEDGQKHRPVVIHRGIISTMERMTAFLLENFAGALPTWLSPVQAMVIPVSNHYDDYAREVTEKLQALGVRAEGDYRNEKLGYKIRAAQLEKIPYMFVVGESEKNEGTVSVRKRGEGDLGASPIEEAAQTILQDRTVQN